A window of Gossypium raimondii isolate GPD5lz chromosome 7, ASM2569854v1, whole genome shotgun sequence genomic DNA:
AAGTCACGTCAAACCTTTATAAATTCAGCTATAGAGACTGCCCGAGGACTTGGTTTCGATGGGATGGATTTGGATTGGGAATTCCCTGAAAACCCAACAGATATGAAAAACTTGGGCGTTTTGTTTATGGACTGGCGACGAGCTATCAACTACGAGGCTAGAAAAACCCACCGTGCTCCGCTACTTCTCACGGCGGCGGTTTACTTCTCGGTCGACTTTTTCTTGGATGAAGTGTATAGAAAATTCCCAGTATGGTCGATTAATCAAAACTTGGATTGGATAAACGCAATGTGTTACGATTACCATGGAAGCTGGGACACATCAGCGACGGGGGCCCATGCAGCACTTTATGACCCAAACAGCAACATAAGCACTAGTTATGGGCTTAGGTCATGGATCAAAGCCGGTCTGTTTAGGAGCAAGCTGGTAATGGGTTTGCCACTTTATGGGAAGACATGGGTGCTAAAGGATCCGAATTCGAATGAGATCGGGTCAGCTGCGATTAGTGTGGGTCCAGGAGATGTTGGGGTGCTTACGAATGTGGAGATTGAGGAGTTCAACAAGAAGAATGGAGCCAAAATAGAACATGACATGGAAACTGTTTCCACGTATTCATATGCGGGTTCAGTATGGATTGGGTACGATGATTCTGTATCAGCAACCTTGAAGGTTGGGTTCGCCCAGGCACTTGGGATTCGTGGCTATTTCTTTTGGGCTATTGGCTACGATAGCGAGTGGAAAATCTCTAGATACGGTAACactcacattttatttttctctactTAATTTGTCTATAAGAATTAGAGAGTGTGATTAAGTGATTTagttacattcaatttaataggATTGAGACCATAGCTACCTACACATTAGGCATgtatataataacaaataattaccatcaaatttaattattatttgacttTTTATGCATTGTCATTCATAAGGATCTTTGGATTTACATatgaatatattaataatttatttcgcTTAAATACAATAGGACgataaatttaactatttatatttaattttagagatttttaataaaatactttgcATGTGGTTGAATGTTagtgtataaattcatatatgacCGGTGtattaaatgcaaatttaataGGATAATTGGGTTCAAGCTTAAACCTGCGACATGATTTAATTAAGATTCAATCTATGCTTTGATGTTTTTGCAGCTTCAAGAGCGTGGGTTGTTGGTGAATGAGCAATATGGGGCAAGTAGCAGTAGTAGTAGTTCCAAGTAGACTGTAGGCAGAGAGATCTATAAATGGCGATTGGAAGA
This region includes:
- the LOC105765733 gene encoding class V chitinase CHIT5b yields the protein MMAGGSITYFQPLAVLILSLTIPISTRVVMASPPAVKAAYWPSWTTFPPSAIDTILFTHIYYAFLMPTDTYKFEISTSTALELSNFTTTLRRKNPPVKTLYSIGGGGTDSHLFARMVSNEKSRQTFINSAIETARGLGFDGMDLDWEFPENPTDMKNLGVLFMDWRRAINYEARKTHRAPLLLTAAVYFSVDFFLDEVYRKFPVWSINQNLDWINAMCYDYHGSWDTSATGAHAALYDPNSNISTSYGLRSWIKAGLFRSKLVMGLPLYGKTWVLKDPNSNEIGSAAISVGPGDVGVLTNVEIEEFNKKNGAKIEHDMETVSTYSYAGSVWIGYDDSVSATLKVGFAQALGIRGYFFWAIGYDSEWKISRYASRAWVVGE